In Gemmatimonadales bacterium, one genomic interval encodes:
- a CDS encoding OmpH family outer membrane protein yields MARLTGAAIVVVLLAGLAAAPAAERTPAPPQGQPLRLAYINSQLILANTPGRAAAESLFTREMVTFRTEVARMQQQLDSSVAEYNRTSLVMTPAAKARIEGELRQMEQRTRQRASELEQQASTREQELTAPIMRRVNAVIEGIRAEFNYSMIFDASAQAGALVTADQSLDISQLVIQRLQAGAGQAPGGALQPSPAPPFGVRPDSAAGRPQQRPDTATRPAAPLRPRRP; encoded by the coding sequence ATGGCTCGCTTGACCGGGGCGGCGATCGTCGTGGTGCTGCTCGCGGGGCTCGCCGCCGCACCCGCGGCAGAGCGGACCCCTGCACCGCCACAGGGCCAACCGTTGCGGCTCGCCTACATCAACTCCCAGCTCATCCTGGCCAACACGCCCGGCCGGGCGGCGGCGGAGTCGCTGTTCACCCGGGAGATGGTGACCTTCCGCACCGAAGTGGCTCGGATGCAGCAGCAGCTCGATTCGTCGGTGGCGGAGTACAACCGCACTTCGCTGGTGATGACGCCGGCGGCGAAGGCGAGGATAGAGGGTGAGCTGAGGCAGATGGAGCAGCGGACCCGCCAGCGGGCGTCGGAGCTGGAGCAGCAGGCAAGCACTCGCGAGCAGGAGTTGACCGCGCCGATCATGCGGCGGGTCAATGCCGTGATCGAGGGGATCCGGGCCGAGTTCAACTACTCGATGATCTTCGACGCGTCGGCCCAGGCCGGGGCGCTGGTCACGGCGGACCAGTCGCTGGACATCTCCCAGCTGGTGATCCAGCGGCTCCAGGCCGGTGCCGGCCAGGCGCCGGGCGGGGCGCTCCAGCCCTCGCCGGCGCCTCCGTTCGGAGTACGGCCGGACTCCGCGGCGGGACGGCCTCAGCAGCGCCCCGACACCGCCACGCGACCGGCCGCACCTCTCCGGCCGCGCCGCCCGTAG
- the lpxD gene encoding UDP-3-O-(3-hydroxymyristoyl)glucosamine N-acyltransferase, which translates to MTAAPLSAAEVATLVGGALVGDGAVLVTAVAPLDRAGPKDLSFLSAGRYLPAFHTSRAGLVLCTREHETAQPGPATRIVVDDPHRALLRVVRALYPEAPRRFGVDPTATVGEGVILGRDVFLGPHVVVGPGARLGDRVEVMAGAVIGPGVAVGDDVTIHPHVVCYPGTVVGSRVILHAGVCLGADGFGYIPGKAGHTKIPQVGRCIIGDDVEIGANSTVDRGSVDDTVIGPGTKIDNLVQVGHNCRIGARCLIMAQVGLAGSCHVEDDVIIAGQAGLGGHLTVGKAARIGAQSGVLRDVAPGLMVSGFPARPHRESMRAYAALYRLAGIVDELEEMLERAGRTAG; encoded by the coding sequence GTGACCGCCGCCCCCCTGTCGGCCGCCGAGGTCGCCACCCTGGTGGGCGGCGCCCTCGTCGGCGACGGTGCGGTGCTGGTGACCGCGGTGGCCCCGCTCGACCGAGCCGGCCCCAAGGACCTGTCGTTCCTGTCCGCGGGCCGGTACCTGCCCGCCTTTCACACCTCCCGCGCGGGCCTGGTGCTCTGTACCCGTGAGCACGAGACCGCCCAGCCGGGGCCCGCTACCCGGATCGTGGTGGACGACCCCCATCGCGCCCTGCTCCGGGTGGTGAGGGCCCTATACCCCGAGGCGCCGCGACGCTTCGGGGTTGACCCGACGGCGACCGTGGGCGAGGGCGTGATCCTCGGGCGCGACGTCTTCCTCGGACCGCACGTGGTCGTCGGCCCCGGGGCGCGGCTGGGAGACCGGGTCGAGGTTATGGCGGGTGCCGTGATCGGTCCCGGCGTCGCGGTGGGCGACGACGTCACCATCCATCCCCACGTCGTCTGCTACCCCGGTACGGTCGTCGGCTCACGGGTGATCCTCCACGCCGGCGTTTGCCTGGGAGCGGACGGGTTCGGCTATATCCCGGGCAAGGCGGGTCATACCAAGATCCCCCAGGTGGGGCGCTGCATCATCGGCGACGACGTGGAGATCGGGGCCAATTCCACGGTGGACCGCGGCAGCGTGGACGATACGGTGATCGGCCCGGGCACCAAGATCGACAACCTGGTGCAGGTCGGCCACAATTGCCGGATCGGGGCGCGGTGCCTGATCATGGCGCAGGTGGGCCTGGCGGGCTCGTGCCACGTCGAGGACGACGTCATCATCGCGGGACAGGCGGGGTTGGGGGGCCACCTCACGGTGGGAAAGGCGGCGCGGATCGGGGCGCAGTCAGGCGTACTTCGCGACGTAGCCCCCGGGCTGATGGTGTCGGGCTTCCCGGCGAGGCCGCACCGGGAATCGATGCGCGCGTACGCGGCGCTCTACCGTCTGGCCGGGATCGTGGACGAACTGGAGGAGATGCTCGAGCGTGCCGGTCGCACAGCCGGGTAG